One genomic window of Aptenodytes patagonicus chromosome 3, bAptPat1.pri.cur, whole genome shotgun sequence includes the following:
- the LRRN4 gene encoding leucine-rich repeat neuronal protein 4 — protein sequence MFSRLLILSLLVGNTVSGPVSRAEPAASRDITTFFQLAQEDSWENVNLTSMSCEDRKNRTWITLQLTNSSLTAFPVCLPGALETLDLSNNLLEEVNGTEIANLPRLRVLSLRQNHLQAVRWGSEALSSLLSLDLSFNKLSSVPSCHSSALPNLRWLSLAGNPLIEIQPLAFSCYPQLQFLNLSATLLGQDDSRGIRESAFAISTSPSEATNRPGNNINVLDLSGTFLEKIQPEWTRDLPNLRSLHLTKMSRLRSLDTDFFKSMPGLQELNCQDSYSLAFVRTEMFDSAPHLSHLSFENCNLSSFNPWNTNSSGSIIINLYGNPLLCNCQLSWLLSKPKKVVLQKAWETFCNTSQEDWDRPSTSFSLLELYNKCQSERNVTLPDSNTPSPERDAFSLTSYDATTVVTTTDSAPLTKDTSTSSLIQRNVMSTTAANPTEPMLTKANSSSQEEVAVSESTSHPPSFVSVTSSPTFLQELYRHSSDYGSTNQTETDQLKRELRTTDATFPQEGPFNQPTSDYSTRATGNPDATDHYIHSFATHAGEGTPQTSLPQLNSTRTNARSEPASTRSLIHYVDDYDYDEQSMETPVQLAYTSCDYNPCRHLQKPCSELQSASQCLCPGTSREDEVPDPPRLREVSEVTDSSAQIHWCAPNSVVHTYELMLHAQGNEDRQFVLDNIYSTARQYTLYNLLPYTTYHICVTASNKAGSSQTASQGIPGNSCTRFKTKPSYKSVFAALSAASGLFLISTIILSVCLCKACKKPQSEQYGTHLVSYKNPAFDYPLKLQTAN from the exons ATGTTTTCACGCTTGCTCATCCTCTCTCTGCTGGTGGGGAACACAGTGTCGGGCCCGGtgagcagagcagagcctgcagcatCCAGGGACATCACCACCTTTTTCCAGCTGGCTCAGGAAGACTCTTGGGAGAACGTTAATCTCACCAGCATGTCCTGTGAGGATCGGAAGAACAGGACCTGGATCACCCTGCAGCTGACCAACAGCAGCCTGACAGCTTTCCCCGTCTGCCTTCCGGGGGCCCTGGAGACCTTGGATCTCAGCAACAACCTCTTAGAAGAGGTGAATGGCACGGAGATAGCAAACCTCCCACGGCTGCGCGTCCTCTCGCTGAGGCAGAACCATCTCCAGGCAGTTAGATGGGGATCTGAAGCCCTCAGCAGTCTCCTCTCCCTGGACTTAAGCTTTAATAAGCTGTCGTCGGTGCCATCgtgccacagctctgccctgcctaACTTGAGGTGGTTGTCCCTGGCTGGAAATCCACTGATTGAAATCCAGCCGCTGGCTTTTTCCTGTTACCCTCAGCTACAGTTCCTAAACCTCTCTGCAACGCTGCTCGGGCAGGATGACAGCAGAGGAATTAGGGAGTCTGCTTTTGCCATCAGCACATCTCCCAGCGAGGCCACGAACAGGCCTGGAAACAACATCAACGTGCTTGATCTGAGCGGGACCTTTCTTGAGAAAA ttcaACCAGAGTGGACCAGAGATTTGCCCAACCTCAGATCGCTTCACCTGACAAAGATGTCACGATTAAGAAGCCTCGATACTGACTTCTTCAAGTCCATGCCTGGTCTCCAAGAGCTGAACTGTCAAGACTCCTACTCACTGGCTTTCGtgaggacagagatgtttgaCAGTGCTCCTCATCTGAGCCATCTCTCGTTTGAGAA CTGTAACCTGAGTTCCTTTAATCCTTGGAATACCAATTCATCGGGTAGCATCATCATCAACTTGTACGGAAATCCTCTGTTGTGCAACTGCCAGCTCTCCTGGCTGCTCTCCAAGCCCAAGAAAGTTGTACTGCAAAA GGCTTGGGAGACTTTTTGCAACACATCCCAGGAAGATTGGGACAGACCTTCAACATCTTTTTCACTGCTAGAGCTCTACAATAAATGCCAGTCTGAGCGAAACGTTACACTGCCCGATTCAAACACACCCTCTCCCGAACGCGATGCTTTCAGCCTTACCAGTTATGATGCAACTACCGTAGTAACAACAACCGACTCTGCTCCACTAACCAAAGACACTTCTACCAGCTCCCTAATTCAGAGGAATGTAATGAGCACAACTGCAGCCAACCCAACTGAGCCGATGCTCACAAAGGCCAACAGTTCCtcccaggaggaggtggcagttTCTGAGTCCACGAGCCATCCCCCTTCTTTTGTGTCCGTAACCAGCTCCCCAACTTTTCTCCAAGAGCTCTATAGGCACTCCTCAGATTATGGTTCCACGAATCAAACTGAAACAGATCAGCTAAAGAGAGAGCTCAGAACGACCGATGCAACGTTTCCCCAGGAAGGCCCGTTCAACCAGCCCACTAGTGATTATTCTACTAGAGCAACAGGAAACCCCGATGCCACTGACCATTATATCCACTCCTTTGCCACTCATGCTGGGGAAGGTACACCACAAACGAGCCTACCACAGCTGAACTCCACAAGGACCAACGCTCGGTCAGAGCCTGCATCCACCAGATCACTGATACACTATGTGGATGACTACGATTACGATGAACAGTCAATGGAAACCCCAGTGCAACTGGCATACACCTCCTGTGACTACAACCCTTGCAGACACCTTCAGAAGCCGTGCAGTGAACTTCAGAGTGCATCCCAATGTTTATGTCCTGGCACGTCGAGGGAAGATGAGGTTCCAGACCCACCGAGGCTGAGAGAGGTGTCTGAAGTTACAGACAGCTCTGCACAGATACACTGGTGCGCCCCAAATTCAGTTGTTCACACCTATGAGCTGATGCTTCATGCCCAAGGCAACGAGGACAGACAGTTTGTTCTGGACAATATTTATTCCACAGCAAGGCAGTACACTCTGTATAATCTATTACCATACACCACTTACCACATTTGTGTGACTGCTTCGAACAAAGCAGGGTCAAGCCAGACAGCAAGTCAGGGAATTCCAGGTAATTCGTGCaccagatttaaaacaaaacccagctacAAGTCTGTCTTTGCTGCTCTGTCTGCAGCAAGTGGACTCTTTCTCATTTCCACAATTATTTTGTCTGTATGTCTGTGTAAGGCATGTAAAAAGCCTCAGAGTGAGCAATATGGTACACACTTAGTTTCTTATAAGAACCCAGCCTTTGATTATCCGTTAAAACTACAAACAGCTAATTAG